The Lentisphaera araneosa HTCC2155 genome includes the window CGATCTTTGGCAAGCTAATGCCGCAGGGCGCTACCGTCACCCCCACGATGATAATAACGCACCTTTAGACCCCAATTTTCAGGGTTGGTCGATTGTTCCCAGCGGAAAAAAGGGTGAATTTAAGTTCAAAACCATCCTACCAGGCGCCTACCCGATTGGCAAAAAGCGTTTGCGACCACCGCACATTCACTTCAAGGTCTCAAAAAAGGATTATCACGAGCTCACGACTCAGATGTATTTCCCCGGGCAAGACTTAAATAAGAAAGACAACTTATTGCAAAGGCTCAGCAAAAAAGAACAAGACTTATTGATTGCTAAAAAGATTGAAGGAAAGATTCCACGCTACGAGTTCAGCATCTACCTGAAAGAAGTGTAGGTCATTTGAAGGGGGGTATGAAAGGGGAGATTCAATTTTCTTTCTGCTACCCGACCTGGACTTG containing:
- a CDS encoding protocatechuate 3,4-dioxygenase, which codes for MSNRRRFMKMASLGSLFAFGAKAQQIPSPTQIEGPFYPTYEQKDKDFDLTKFKGSQQSAKGTIIEVFGRVLDLQGKPIENATVDLWQANAAGRYRHPHDDNNAPLDPNFQGWSIVPSGKKGEFKFKTILPGAYPIGKKRLRPPHIHFKVSKKDYHELTTQMYFPGQDLNKKDNLLQRLSKKEQDLLIAKKIEGKIPRYEFSIYLKEV